In the genome of Calothrix sp. PCC 6303, the window TGGAAGTTGGTTTATCTCGCTTTTCGTTTATGGGAGATGGAAGTGGGGAAAATAGCTTATTGGTGCGATACCACACCCAAAGCCAAGAATTGATAATTACGCAGTCAGATACTATGACTCGTCGCAGGGAGAGTATTTTTGATTATTTGAAGCGGGAAATTAACTATCGATATTGTGAATCTGAGGAATTGCCTTTTGATTTCAACTGTGGATTTGTTGGCTATTTTGGCTATGAATTAAAAGGGGAAGTTGGTGGGCAATTATTCCATTCTTCACCATTGCCTGATGCTATTTTCCTACTTGCTGATCGGATGATTGCCGTAGATCATCAAGAACAGTGTGTTTATTTGCTGCAATTAGTTAAAAAAGGGAAAATAGGAGAAACTTGGTTTGATAGTATTCAACAACAAATTGAAACCCTTGCACCCTTGCCGAAGCTGACACCCCAGGGAAATCAAGAACCAGTTAAATTCCGTTTAAGTCGCAATTACCAAACTTATATCCAAGATATTCAAAAATGTCTAGAGGAAATTCATCAAGGGGAAACATATCAAGTTTGCCTGACAAATCAGCTTTACACTGATGCGACTCCTGATTCTTTAGCATTTTATCGGACATTACGTCAAGTTAATCCGGCTCCTTACTCGGCATTTTTGCGTTTTGGTGAGATAGCCTTCCCTAAAGCAAGTGTAGCGATCGCATGTTCGTCTCCAGAGAGGTTTTTACGAATTGATTCCCAAGGTTGGGTAGAAACAAAACCCATTAAAGGAACTTTACCCCGTGGAGAAACCCCCGAAGCTGATTTTGTCCTCCGGGAGAAACTACGCAGCAGCGAAAAAGACAGAGCCGAAAATCTAATGATTGTAGATTTATTACGCAACGATTTGGGACGGGTTTGTGAAGTGGGTAGCGTCCATGTTCCTAAATTAATGGATATAGAAACCTACGCGACGGTACACCAATTGGTAACGACTGTACGGGGTCGTTTACGGGCAGATTTACAAGCTGTGGATTGCATTCAGTCCTCATTTCCTGGAGGTTCTATGACTGGTGCACCCAAAATTCGTACCATGCAAATTATAGATCAACTCGAACAAGAAGCACGAGGAGTTTATTCGGGGGCAATCGGCTTTTTGGGCTTGAATGGTACAGCCGATTTAAATATCGTCATCAGAACTGCTGTTTTCACTCCTCATCAAACTTCCATTGGTATCGGTGGTGGAATTGTGGCACTTTCTAATCCGGAAATGGAGTTCCGGGAAACGCTACTCAAAGCTAAAGCTTTAATTCACGCGATGGTGCAGACAATGCACGAAAATTTTGAATCAGATAAATACGAGATTTTGGCAGGAGAGCTTCAATCTTTGGTAGGAATTCTGTAATAAGTAGGTGGGTGTTAAAAATTGTCGTTATCGGAAGGCAGGAGGCAGAGGGCAGAAGGCAGGAGGAAAGAGGTTTTCAAATCGGTTTACTTTTCGTTACATAGTTCGGTTTATTTGCACCGTTCTACTTACAGCCTTCAATACTTATTTGTTTTTTCTAACTCTTTCATTTGTGCCAAAGCCTGTTGATTTCTCGGATTGAGCTTTAATGCTTCCTTAAAAGCTAATTTTGCATCTGCTTTATTTGGTTTTTCCGAACTTATAATTAGGCTACCAAAACTCACATATAAATCAGACATATTTTTGGGATGAATTTTCTTAGCAAGTTGAGTGTACATAGCTATCACACTTGACATACCTTGTTTTTGGTAGTTAGCAAACCCAACTGTTGCACAAGTGTCATAGGTTTTATAAAATTCGTACTCTGTTTTGATTTCAATTGTCTTTTGGCACATTGCCATAGCTTCATTTAATTTATTTTGTTGAATCAAAACTTCTGCTAATGCCTGATATCGATAATCTTCTGGTTCCAATTTAATTGCTTGGCGGTATGCATTTGCAGCAGCTTCCAGGTTCTTTTGGGATACAAAATTATTACCTAAAAGCACATAATTCTCGGCTGAAGGTTTAATGGCAATTGCCTGTTGAAAAACTTTAAATGCACTCACAAAATCTTCTTTCTGAGTAAAAACATATCCCAAAACGTGCAGGGGAATATCATTTTTTGGATCTTCTTTGGCATATTGAGTTAAAGTTGCCACCGCTTGGGGATAATCCAATATCTCAGCCAAACCAGTATAAGATGTGTAGCTGGTGGGGTCTAGTTTGATAGCTTGACGATAAGTAGCGATCGCATCTTTGGTTTTACCCTGTTTAATCAAGGTTTCTGCTACAGAATTGTACAACCATGAATATTCTGGCTGTAATGCGATCGCTTGTCGAAAAGCTGCTATCCCTTCATCAAATTTTTCTGCTGCTACAAAGGTTGCACCCAAAGCTTGGTAATAACTGTAAATTGGTTTAATGGAAATAGCTTGA includes:
- the pabB gene encoding aminodeoxychorismate synthase component I, with the protein product MRTLIIDNYDSYTFNLYQMLAEVNGELPLVIHNDQFSWDELKEIAFDNIVISPGPGRPERSADFGVCQQIIENNIDIPLLGVCLGHQGIAYFHGGKIIHAPEVRHGRLSQIYHNGSELFQNIPSEFSVVRYHSLLVANPLPECLEKIAWTEEGLVMGLRHRYLPLWGVQFHPESISTEYGKTLLENFRDITLQFRKQKSNWSREQGAGSREQGSREQGEKFELLTRKLDICPNTEQMFVQMFGASANTFWLDSSRVEVGLSRFSFMGDGSGENSLLVRYHTQSQELIITQSDTMTRRRESIFDYLKREINYRYCESEELPFDFNCGFVGYFGYELKGEVGGQLFHSSPLPDAIFLLADRMIAVDHQEQCVYLLQLVKKGKIGETWFDSIQQQIETLAPLPKLTPQGNQEPVKFRLSRNYQTYIQDIQKCLEEIHQGETYQVCLTNQLYTDATPDSLAFYRTLRQVNPAPYSAFLRFGEIAFPKASVAIACSSPERFLRIDSQGWVETKPIKGTLPRGETPEADFVLREKLRSSEKDRAENLMIVDLLRNDLGRVCEVGSVHVPKLMDIETYATVHQLVTTVRGRLRADLQAVDCIQSSFPGGSMTGAPKIRTMQIIDQLEQEARGVYSGAIGFLGLNGTADLNIVIRTAVFTPHQTSIGIGGGIVALSNPEMEFRETLLKAKALIHAMVQTMHENFESDKYEILAGELQSLVGIL
- a CDS encoding tetratricopeptide repeat protein; its protein translation is MVKKILPIALGFSLAIMPQISVAQVVELVEAAQTAQSNSDYEKAETTWQQVIKLQPKDAFAYARLGDTFFSQSRNDEGIAAYEQALKLQKSPKIYRDYGEKLRDSEKLDASVIAYKEAIKLEPKNDDAHYGLGLTYSQQEKYPEAIAAIRQAISIKPIYSYYQALGATFVAAEKFDEGIAAFRQAIALQPEYSWLYNSVAETLIKQGKTKDAIATYRQAIKLDPTSYTSYTGLAEILDYPQAVATLTQYAKEDPKNDIPLHVLGYVFTQKEDFVSAFKVFQQAIAIKPSAENYVLLGNNFVSQKNLEAAANAYRQAIKLEPEDYRYQALAEVLIQQNKLNEAMAMCQKTIEIKTEYEFYKTYDTCATVGFANYQKQGMSSVIAMYTQLAKKIHPKNMSDLYVSFGSLIISSEKPNKADAKLAFKEALKLNPRNQQALAQMKELEKTNKY